The Sesamum indicum cultivar Zhongzhi No. 13 linkage group LG2, S_indicum_v1.0, whole genome shotgun sequence genome contains a region encoding:
- the LOC105156457 gene encoding transcription factor bHLH49 isoform X3, translating to MERAGNDANVEPAKGSENPVNFHEPNMSSDWHVHGNKITTVSIGLVTMCNSMAEPSACASAPMIDSFGPPIWDQPINGQNSGYCNMNVQNVASTSSSLGAVKAGMGWTPNAMLSEGMILPTVPGGVPQSLPHFPADSAFIERAARFSCFNGGNFSEVVNHFPAPHPLNPHSWGLRPMRGPDEVLGGNGSKALLGMQSQRHQLHMAEVSNEALISGERQTEGSPFKNEKKSESFMASHEEAKNGIDVFGNQCDEAEFSGGGAQEELDQESSGKGLDLKKRKRTEQKTENNEAPQPSIETAAEIRQKGDQNPASTSNPGAKHGKQASQGSDPPKEEYIHVRARRGQATNSHSLAERVRREKISERMKFLQDLVPGCSKVTGKAVMLDEIINYVQSLQRQVEFLSMKLATVNPRMDLNMEGLLAKDVLQPRAGLLSSLVFPPDMPMPFPPLHPPQPGLVQGGLPGNSSDTLQSTPAGGGFRDPTSQASRLWEDELHNVVHSGFNSSPPPNGQETTVSLPLGHTKAEP from the exons ATGGAAAGGGCTGGAAATGATGCTAATGTTGAGCCAGCTAAGGGTAGTGAGAATCCTGTAAACTTTCATGAACCTAATATGTCTTCAGACTGGCATGTACATGGAAATAAGATAACAACTGTATCCATTGGATTGGTCACAATGTGCAATTCAATGGCGGAGCCCTCAGCCTGTGCCTCTGCCCCTATGATAGATTCGTTTGGCCCTCCCATTTGGGACCAGCCTATTAATGGACAGAATTCAGGCTATTGTAATATGAATGTTCAGAATGTTGCTAGCACTTCGAGTAGCCTTGGTGCTGTAAAAGCTGGTATGGGTTGGACGCCAAATGCCATGTTAAGTGAGGGTATGATTCTACCAACTGTTCCTGGGGGAGTTCCTCAGAGCTTGCCTCACTTTCCAGCTGATTCAGCTTTTATAGAGCGAGCAGCCAGATTTTCGTGCTTCAATGGAGGGAATTTTAGTGAAGTTGTGAACCATTTTCCGGCTCCTCACCCTCTCAATCCTCATTCTTGGGGATTGCGGCCAATGCGAGGGCCAGATGAGGTTCTTGGAGGTAATGGATCAAAGGCACTGCTTGGGATGCAATCACAGCGTCATCAATTGCACATGGCTGAAGTTTCCAATGAGGCTTTGATATCTGGAGAGCGTCAGACTGAAGGGAGTCCATTCAAGAATGAgaagaaaagtgaaagtttTATGGCGTCTCATGAAGAAGCGAAAAACGGCATTGATGTCTTTGGTAATCAGTGTGATGAGGCTGAATTTAGTGGAGGTGGTGCTCAAGAGGAGTTGGATCAGGAGTCTTCTGGTAAAGGGCTTGACTTGAAAAAGAGGAAGAGAACTGAACAG aaaactgaaaataatgAAGCCCCACAACCATCTATTGAAACAGCTGCTGAAATTAGACAAAAGGGTGATCAAAACCCAGCGTCAACCAGTAACCCTGGGGCCAAGCATGGTAAGCAGGCATCGCAAGGGTCTGACCCGCCCAAGGAAGAATACATACACGTTAGAGCACGCAGAGGCCAGGCAACTAACAGCCACAGTCTTGCTGAAAGG GTAAGGAGAGAGAAGATTAGTGAAAGGATGAAATTCCTTCAGGATCTTGTCCCTGGTTGCAGCAAG GTCACTGGTAAAGCTGTTATGTTGGACGAGATCATCAATTATGTGCAATCCCTACAACGTCAGGTCGAG TTCCTATCAATGAAGCTTGCAACCGTGAATCCACGGATGGACTTAAATATGGAAGGATTACTAGCTAAAGAT GTCCTACAACCTAGAGCTGGTCTCTTATCTTCGCTGGTTTTTCCACCGGATATGCCTATGCCTTTTCCTCCACTGCACCCTCCGCAACCTGGACTAGTCCAGGGTGGTCTTCCTGGAAACTCTTCAGACACACTCCAATCAACTCCTGCCGGCGGGGGGTTTAGAGATCCGACCTCTCAA GCATCTCGTCTGTGGGAGGACGAACTTCATAACGTCGTTCACAGTGGTTTCAACTCCAGTCCTCCTCCTAATGGCCAAGAAACAACAG TTTCCTTACCACTAGGTCACACGAAAGCTGAACCATAA
- the LOC105156459 gene encoding UDP-glycosyltransferase 89A2: protein MSSNNNGVHVLVFPFPAQGHMLALLDLAHQLSLRGLTITVLVTPRNLPILNPLLSANSSIQTLVFPFPSDPSIPPDVENLKDLGNHGNMPFIAALSRLQDPIIQWFKSHSNPPVALLSDSFLGWTHHLAKQLGIPRIAFYSHGALACAVFEHLWANSEAIKPGTEMKFQDLPGSPSFAWGQLPSLFRRYMELVYQNEKTSADLIKTSMIANGLSWASVFNNFEALENEFMEYLRRKTGHPCVYSVGPLNMVDGSEKLQVSDEKCDSNDGVFRWLDQCAGGSVLYVCFGSQKFLKKAQMEALAIGLERSGVRFIWVVKPLTAQQVEDGYGSVPDGFEGRVMDRGFVIKGWAPQTLILSHQAVCGFLSHCGWNSVLEATAAGVMILGWPMEADQFLNAKLLVDYKGAAVQVCEGRDTVPDTTELARKIAESMNGDTVERVRAKELRNKALEAIKVGGSSTRGLDGFVQELAKLQVTNA from the coding sequence ATGTCGAGCAACAACAATGGAGTCCATGTACTAGTTTTCCCTTTTCCAGCACAAGGCCACATGCTTGCCCTTCTAGATCTAGCTCACCAGCTCTCTCTCCGTGGTTTGACCATTACAGTCTTGGTCACTCCACGAAACCTCCCAATCTTGAACCCACTTCTCTCTGCCAATTCTTCCATCCAAACACTTGTTTTCCCCTTTCCATCCGACCCTTCAATCCCTCCAGACGTGGAGAATCTCAAGGATCTTGGCAACCATGGAAATATGCCCTTCATAGCTGCCCTCAGCAGACTTCAAGATCCTATAATTCAGTGGTTTAAGTCACACAGCAACCCTCCAGTGGCCCTTCTCTCTGATTCGTTTCTTGGATGGACTCATCACTTGGCTAAGCAGCTTGGAATTCCAAGGATTGCTTTTTACTCTCATGGAGCCTTGGCATGTGCTGTTTTTGAACATCTTTGGGCAAACTCTGAGGCTATCAAACCTGGGACTGAGATGAAGTTTCAAGATTTACCGGGGTCGCCGAGTTTTGCTTGGGGCCAGCTTCCATCCCTGTTCCGACGCTACATGGAATTAGTATATCAGAATGAGAAAACAAGTGCTGACTTGATCAAGACTTCAATGATAGCCAATGGTTTGAGTTGGGCCTCTGTGTTCAACAATTTTGAGGCCTTGGAGAATGAGTTCATGGAATACTTGAGAAGGAAAACGGGTCATCCCTGTGTTTACAGTGTTGGCCCGCTCAATATGGTGGATGGGTCCGAGAAGTTGCAGGTAAGTGATGAGAAGTGCGACTCTAATGATGGTGTTTTCCGTTGGCTTGATCAATGCGCGGGTGGGTCTGTTTTGTATGTCTGTTTTGGGAGCCAAAAGTTTCTCAAGAAGGCTCAAATGGAGGCCCTGGCTATTGGGCTTGAGAGGAGTGGTGTCCGATTCATTTGGGTCGTGAAGCCTTTGACGGCACAACAAGTGGAGGATGGGTATGGATCAGTACCCGATGGGTTCGAGGGTCGGGTTATGGACCGAGGTTTTGTTATAAAGGGATGGGCGCCACAAACATTGATACTAAGTCATCAAGCAGTATGTGGATTCCTGAGCCACTGTGGATGGAACTCAGTGTTGGAAGCAACAGCAGCCGGTGTAATGATATTGGGTTGGCCTATGGAAGCAGACCAATTTCTGAATGCTAAGCTGCTGGTGGATTACAAGGGTGCTGCAGTTCAAGTGTGTGAGGGCAGGGATACAGTCCCCGACACAACTGAGCTGGCTCGAAAGATCGCAGAATCAATGAATGGAGATACAGTAGAGAGAGTCAGAGCAAAGGAACTGAGAAACAAGGCCTTGGAAGCAATTAAGGTTGGTGGGAGTTCCACCAGAGGTTTGGATGGGTTTGTTCAAGAACTAGCCAAACTTCAAGTGACAAATGCTTGA
- the LOC105156457 gene encoding transcription factor bHLH49 isoform X1 — MERAGNDANVEPAKGSENPVNFHEPNMSSDWHVHGNKITTVSIGLVTMCNSMAEPSACASAPMIDSFGPPIWDQPINGQNSGYCNMNVQNVASTSSSLGAVKAGMGWTPNAMLSEGMILPTVPGGVPQSLPHFPADSAFIERAARFSCFNGGNFSEVVNHFPAPHPLNPHSWGLRPMRGPDEVLGGNGSKALLGMQSQRHQLHMAEVSNEALISGERQTEGSPFKNEKKSESFMASHEEAKNGIDVFGNQCDEAEFSGGGAQEELDQESSGKGLDLKKRKRTEQKTENNEAPQPSIETAAEIRQKGDQNPASTSNPGAKHGKQASQGSDPPKEEYIHVRARRGQATNSHSLAERVRREKISERMKFLQDLVPGCSKVTGKAVMLDEIINYVQSLQRQVEFLSMKLATVNPRMDLNMEGLLAKDVLQPRAGLLSSLVFPPDMPMPFPPLHPPQPGLVQGGLPGNSSDTLQSTPAGGGFRDPTSQHMQASRLWEDELHNVVHSGFNSSPPPNGQETTVSLPLGHTKAEP; from the exons ATGGAAAGGGCTGGAAATGATGCTAATGTTGAGCCAGCTAAGGGTAGTGAGAATCCTGTAAACTTTCATGAACCTAATATGTCTTCAGACTGGCATGTACATGGAAATAAGATAACAACTGTATCCATTGGATTGGTCACAATGTGCAATTCAATGGCGGAGCCCTCAGCCTGTGCCTCTGCCCCTATGATAGATTCGTTTGGCCCTCCCATTTGGGACCAGCCTATTAATGGACAGAATTCAGGCTATTGTAATATGAATGTTCAGAATGTTGCTAGCACTTCGAGTAGCCTTGGTGCTGTAAAAGCTGGTATGGGTTGGACGCCAAATGCCATGTTAAGTGAGGGTATGATTCTACCAACTGTTCCTGGGGGAGTTCCTCAGAGCTTGCCTCACTTTCCAGCTGATTCAGCTTTTATAGAGCGAGCAGCCAGATTTTCGTGCTTCAATGGAGGGAATTTTAGTGAAGTTGTGAACCATTTTCCGGCTCCTCACCCTCTCAATCCTCATTCTTGGGGATTGCGGCCAATGCGAGGGCCAGATGAGGTTCTTGGAGGTAATGGATCAAAGGCACTGCTTGGGATGCAATCACAGCGTCATCAATTGCACATGGCTGAAGTTTCCAATGAGGCTTTGATATCTGGAGAGCGTCAGACTGAAGGGAGTCCATTCAAGAATGAgaagaaaagtgaaagtttTATGGCGTCTCATGAAGAAGCGAAAAACGGCATTGATGTCTTTGGTAATCAGTGTGATGAGGCTGAATTTAGTGGAGGTGGTGCTCAAGAGGAGTTGGATCAGGAGTCTTCTGGTAAAGGGCTTGACTTGAAAAAGAGGAAGAGAACTGAACAG aaaactgaaaataatgAAGCCCCACAACCATCTATTGAAACAGCTGCTGAAATTAGACAAAAGGGTGATCAAAACCCAGCGTCAACCAGTAACCCTGGGGCCAAGCATGGTAAGCAGGCATCGCAAGGGTCTGACCCGCCCAAGGAAGAATACATACACGTTAGAGCACGCAGAGGCCAGGCAACTAACAGCCACAGTCTTGCTGAAAGG GTAAGGAGAGAGAAGATTAGTGAAAGGATGAAATTCCTTCAGGATCTTGTCCCTGGTTGCAGCAAG GTCACTGGTAAAGCTGTTATGTTGGACGAGATCATCAATTATGTGCAATCCCTACAACGTCAGGTCGAG TTCCTATCAATGAAGCTTGCAACCGTGAATCCACGGATGGACTTAAATATGGAAGGATTACTAGCTAAAGAT GTCCTACAACCTAGAGCTGGTCTCTTATCTTCGCTGGTTTTTCCACCGGATATGCCTATGCCTTTTCCTCCACTGCACCCTCCGCAACCTGGACTAGTCCAGGGTGGTCTTCCTGGAAACTCTTCAGACACACTCCAATCAACTCCTGCCGGCGGGGGGTTTAGAGATCCGACCTCTCAA CATATGCAGGCATCTCGTCTGTGGGAGGACGAACTTCATAACGTCGTTCACAGTGGTTTCAACTCCAGTCCTCCTCCTAATGGCCAAGAAACAACAG TTTCCTTACCACTAGGTCACACGAAAGCTGAACCATAA
- the LOC105156458 gene encoding probable sodium-coupled neutral amino acid transporter 6 has protein sequence MTIRAHKKSKNSPRKPKKEAVSVSINDEKETPLLMPKKIESSSFSHQDFNGASFTGAVFNLSTTIIGAGIMALPATMKVLGLGLGIALIVFVAVLTEFSVGLLLRFSKAGGSASYAGVMGDAFGDVGRRILQVCVVINNIGVLIVYMIIIGDVLSGSSSSGVHHAGILEGWFGEHWWNGRFFVLVVTTLGVFTPLACFKRIDSLRHTSALAVFLAFVFLLITATIAVVKWLQGTTTIPRFLPDVTDINSVWALFTVVPVLVTAYVCHFNVHSIENELEDRSRINSVVRTSLALCSIIYIMTSFFGFLLFGDSTLDDVLSNFDSDLGIPFSSQLNDIVRVSYALHLMLVFPVIFYPLRLNLDGFLFPSSIPLVTDNIRFSLLTAGLIAVAFLGANFIPSIWDAFQFTGATTAVCIGFIFPAAIALRDAHGITSWKDKTLAVFMVGLAVFASLVAIYSDAYAIFKKNASPSRE, from the exons ATGACGATCAGAGCACACAAGAAATCCAAGAATTCACCACGGAAGCCCAAGAAAGAAGCAGTTTCTGTCAGCATCAACGATGAAAAAGAAACCCCTCTGTTGATGCCCAAGAAGATAGAAAGCAGTAGCTTTAGTCATCAAGATTTCAACGGGGCTTCATTTACAGGAGCAGTTTTTAACTTGTCAACCACCATAATTGGTGCTGGTATCATGGCTCTGCCAGCCACCATGAAAGTCCTCGGCCTTGGACTTGGTATTGCTCTCATTGTGTTTGTTGCCGTCCTCACAGAGTTTTCTGTGGGTTTGTTGCTGCGGTTTAGTAAAGCCGGCGGGTCGGCTTCTTATGCCGGAGTTATGGGAGATGCATTTGGAGATGTGGGCCGGAGAATTTTGcaagtttgtgtggtaatcaATAATATCGGAGTGCTAATTGTGTACATGATCATTATTG gtGATGTGCTATCTGGATCATCTTCAAGTGGGGTTCATCACGCTGGCATTTTAGAGGGCTGGTTTGGGGAGCACTGGTGGAACGGGCGATTCTTTGTTCTTGTTGTGACCACTCTTGGTGTGTTTACTCCATTGGCATGTTTCAAGCGCATTG ATTCTTTAAGACACACCTCTGCATTGGCAGTTTTTCTggcatttgtttttcttttgattacGGCAACCATTGCTGTGGTTAAATGGCTTCAAGGAACCACTACAATTCCAAGATTTCTCCCTGATGTCACTGACATTAATTCAGTCTGGGCGCTTTTCACTGTTGTTCCTGTTCTCGTGACGGCATATGTCTGCCATTTCAATG TTCACAGTATTGAAAACGAGCTTGAAGATCGTTCACGGATAAATTCAGTTGTCCGAACATCATTGGCACTATGCTCAATCATATACATCATGACGAGCTTCTTTGGGTTCCTCCTGTTTGGTGATTCGACTCTTGATGATGTGCTGTCCAACTTCGACTCTGATCTTGGCATCCCTTTTAGTTCCCAGCTTAATGATATCGTTCGTGTCAGCTACGCTCTTCATCTCATGCTTGTTTTTCCAGTCATATTCTATCCACTTCGCCTGAACTTGGACGGCTTTCTGTTTCCGTCTTCCATTCCTCTGGTCACTGATAACATTCGGTTTAGCTTGCTCACAGCTGGACTCATTGCTGTAGCCTTCTTAGGTGCAAATTTCATTCCCAGCATTTGGGATGCCTTCCAGTTCACCGGTGCAACAACAGCAGTTTGCATTGGATTCATCTTTCCTGCTGCAATTGCTCTAAG GGACGCACACGGTATAACTTCTTGGAAGGACAAAACTTTGGCTGTTTTCATGGTTGGTCTAGCCGTATTTGCGAGTCTGGTGGCTATATACAGTGATGCCTATGCCATCTTCAAGAAAAATGCATCCCCTTCGCGTGAATGA
- the LOC105156457 gene encoding transcription factor bHLH49 isoform X4, with product MERAGNDANVEPAKGSENPVNFHEPNMSSDWHVHGNKITTVSIGLVTMCNSMAEPSACASAPMIDSFGPPIWDQPINGQNSGYCNMNVQNVASTSSSLGAVKAGMGWTPNAMLSEGMILPTVPGGVPQSLPHFPADSAFIERAARFSCFNGGNFSEVVNHFPAPHPLNPHSWGLRPMRGPDEVLGGNGSKALLGMQSQRHQLHMAEVSNEALISGERQTEGSPFKNEKKSESFMASHEEAKNGIDVFGNQCDEAEFSGGGAQEELDQESSGKGLDLKKRKRTEQKTENNEAPQPSIETAAEIRQKGDQNPASTSNPGAKHGKQASQGSDPPKEEYIHVRARRGQATNSHSLAERVRREKISERMKFLQDLVPGCSKVTGKAVMLDEIINYVQSLQRQVEFLSMKLATVNPRMDLNMEGLLAKDVLQPRAGLLSSLVFPPDMPMPFPPLHPPQPGLVQGGLPGNSSDTLQSTPAGGGFRDPTSQASRLWEDELHNVVHSGFNSSPPPNGQETTVFLLQFPYH from the exons ATGGAAAGGGCTGGAAATGATGCTAATGTTGAGCCAGCTAAGGGTAGTGAGAATCCTGTAAACTTTCATGAACCTAATATGTCTTCAGACTGGCATGTACATGGAAATAAGATAACAACTGTATCCATTGGATTGGTCACAATGTGCAATTCAATGGCGGAGCCCTCAGCCTGTGCCTCTGCCCCTATGATAGATTCGTTTGGCCCTCCCATTTGGGACCAGCCTATTAATGGACAGAATTCAGGCTATTGTAATATGAATGTTCAGAATGTTGCTAGCACTTCGAGTAGCCTTGGTGCTGTAAAAGCTGGTATGGGTTGGACGCCAAATGCCATGTTAAGTGAGGGTATGATTCTACCAACTGTTCCTGGGGGAGTTCCTCAGAGCTTGCCTCACTTTCCAGCTGATTCAGCTTTTATAGAGCGAGCAGCCAGATTTTCGTGCTTCAATGGAGGGAATTTTAGTGAAGTTGTGAACCATTTTCCGGCTCCTCACCCTCTCAATCCTCATTCTTGGGGATTGCGGCCAATGCGAGGGCCAGATGAGGTTCTTGGAGGTAATGGATCAAAGGCACTGCTTGGGATGCAATCACAGCGTCATCAATTGCACATGGCTGAAGTTTCCAATGAGGCTTTGATATCTGGAGAGCGTCAGACTGAAGGGAGTCCATTCAAGAATGAgaagaaaagtgaaagtttTATGGCGTCTCATGAAGAAGCGAAAAACGGCATTGATGTCTTTGGTAATCAGTGTGATGAGGCTGAATTTAGTGGAGGTGGTGCTCAAGAGGAGTTGGATCAGGAGTCTTCTGGTAAAGGGCTTGACTTGAAAAAGAGGAAGAGAACTGAACAG aaaactgaaaataatgAAGCCCCACAACCATCTATTGAAACAGCTGCTGAAATTAGACAAAAGGGTGATCAAAACCCAGCGTCAACCAGTAACCCTGGGGCCAAGCATGGTAAGCAGGCATCGCAAGGGTCTGACCCGCCCAAGGAAGAATACATACACGTTAGAGCACGCAGAGGCCAGGCAACTAACAGCCACAGTCTTGCTGAAAGG GTAAGGAGAGAGAAGATTAGTGAAAGGATGAAATTCCTTCAGGATCTTGTCCCTGGTTGCAGCAAG GTCACTGGTAAAGCTGTTATGTTGGACGAGATCATCAATTATGTGCAATCCCTACAACGTCAGGTCGAG TTCCTATCAATGAAGCTTGCAACCGTGAATCCACGGATGGACTTAAATATGGAAGGATTACTAGCTAAAGAT GTCCTACAACCTAGAGCTGGTCTCTTATCTTCGCTGGTTTTTCCACCGGATATGCCTATGCCTTTTCCTCCACTGCACCCTCCGCAACCTGGACTAGTCCAGGGTGGTCTTCCTGGAAACTCTTCAGACACACTCCAATCAACTCCTGCCGGCGGGGGGTTTAGAGATCCGACCTCTCAA GCATCTCGTCTGTGGGAGGACGAACTTCATAACGTCGTTCACAGTGGTTTCAACTCCAGTCCTCCTCCTAATGGCCAAGAAACAACAG TGTTTCTTTTGCAGTTTCCTTACCACTAG
- the LOC105156457 gene encoding transcription factor bHLH49 isoform X2, with protein MERAGNDANVEPAKGSENPVNFHEPNMSSDWHVHGNKITTVSIGLVTMCNSMAEPSACASAPMIDSFGPPIWDQPINGQNSGYCNMNVQNVASTSSSLGAVKAGMGWTPNAMLSEGMILPTVPGGVPQSLPHFPADSAFIERAARFSCFNGGNFSEVVNHFPAPHPLNPHSWGLRPMRGPDEVLGGNGSKALLGMQSQRHQLHMAEVSNEALISGERQTEGSPFKNEKKSESFMASHEEAKNGIDVFGNQCDEAEFSGGGAQEELDQESSGKGLDLKKRKRTEQKTENNEAPQPSIETAAEIRQKGDQNPASTSNPGAKHGKQASQGSDPPKEEYIHVRARRGQATNSHSLAERVRREKISERMKFLQDLVPGCSKVTGKAVMLDEIINYVQSLQRQVEFLSMKLATVNPRMDLNMEGLLAKDVLQPRAGLLSSLVFPPDMPMPFPPLHPPQPGLVQGGLPGNSSDTLQSTPAGGGFRDPTSQHMQASRLWEDELHNVVHSGFNSSPPPNGQETTVFLLQFPYH; from the exons ATGGAAAGGGCTGGAAATGATGCTAATGTTGAGCCAGCTAAGGGTAGTGAGAATCCTGTAAACTTTCATGAACCTAATATGTCTTCAGACTGGCATGTACATGGAAATAAGATAACAACTGTATCCATTGGATTGGTCACAATGTGCAATTCAATGGCGGAGCCCTCAGCCTGTGCCTCTGCCCCTATGATAGATTCGTTTGGCCCTCCCATTTGGGACCAGCCTATTAATGGACAGAATTCAGGCTATTGTAATATGAATGTTCAGAATGTTGCTAGCACTTCGAGTAGCCTTGGTGCTGTAAAAGCTGGTATGGGTTGGACGCCAAATGCCATGTTAAGTGAGGGTATGATTCTACCAACTGTTCCTGGGGGAGTTCCTCAGAGCTTGCCTCACTTTCCAGCTGATTCAGCTTTTATAGAGCGAGCAGCCAGATTTTCGTGCTTCAATGGAGGGAATTTTAGTGAAGTTGTGAACCATTTTCCGGCTCCTCACCCTCTCAATCCTCATTCTTGGGGATTGCGGCCAATGCGAGGGCCAGATGAGGTTCTTGGAGGTAATGGATCAAAGGCACTGCTTGGGATGCAATCACAGCGTCATCAATTGCACATGGCTGAAGTTTCCAATGAGGCTTTGATATCTGGAGAGCGTCAGACTGAAGGGAGTCCATTCAAGAATGAgaagaaaagtgaaagtttTATGGCGTCTCATGAAGAAGCGAAAAACGGCATTGATGTCTTTGGTAATCAGTGTGATGAGGCTGAATTTAGTGGAGGTGGTGCTCAAGAGGAGTTGGATCAGGAGTCTTCTGGTAAAGGGCTTGACTTGAAAAAGAGGAAGAGAACTGAACAG aaaactgaaaataatgAAGCCCCACAACCATCTATTGAAACAGCTGCTGAAATTAGACAAAAGGGTGATCAAAACCCAGCGTCAACCAGTAACCCTGGGGCCAAGCATGGTAAGCAGGCATCGCAAGGGTCTGACCCGCCCAAGGAAGAATACATACACGTTAGAGCACGCAGAGGCCAGGCAACTAACAGCCACAGTCTTGCTGAAAGG GTAAGGAGAGAGAAGATTAGTGAAAGGATGAAATTCCTTCAGGATCTTGTCCCTGGTTGCAGCAAG GTCACTGGTAAAGCTGTTATGTTGGACGAGATCATCAATTATGTGCAATCCCTACAACGTCAGGTCGAG TTCCTATCAATGAAGCTTGCAACCGTGAATCCACGGATGGACTTAAATATGGAAGGATTACTAGCTAAAGAT GTCCTACAACCTAGAGCTGGTCTCTTATCTTCGCTGGTTTTTCCACCGGATATGCCTATGCCTTTTCCTCCACTGCACCCTCCGCAACCTGGACTAGTCCAGGGTGGTCTTCCTGGAAACTCTTCAGACACACTCCAATCAACTCCTGCCGGCGGGGGGTTTAGAGATCCGACCTCTCAA CATATGCAGGCATCTCGTCTGTGGGAGGACGAACTTCATAACGTCGTTCACAGTGGTTTCAACTCCAGTCCTCCTCCTAATGGCCAAGAAACAACAG TGTTTCTTTTGCAGTTTCCTTACCACTAG